From Armatimonadota bacterium, one genomic window encodes:
- the rpmF gene encoding 50S ribosomal protein L32 has protein sequence MANPKRRHSKSRRGKRRAHDALVQKPLSECPNCHQPKHPHRVCPSCGHYKGAQV, from the coding sequence ATGGCTAATCCCAAGAGGCGTCATTCGAAGAGCCGCAGAGGCAAGCGTCGTGCCCACGATGCCCTCGTCCAGAAACCGCTCTCGGAGTGTCCGAACTGTCACCAGCCCAAACATCCACACCGGGTATGTCCTAGCTGCGGGCACTACAAAGGTGCCCAAGTC